One Dictyostelium discoideum AX4 chromosome 3 chromosome, whole genome shotgun sequence genomic region harbors:
- the dak gene encoding deoxyadenosine kinase: MTTPILNSSVPGNIQKKSLEGTHIAISGLIGAGKTTLAVALGKVLNLPTYFEEVIDNLYLQDFYKDPKKYGFQLQIYLLNSRFQQQQQIIWQARGGVQDRTIYEDSVFAKMLNESGLLDDRDYNTYCKLFQNLSNFMRRPDLIIHLDVSPEKSLERIKLRNRDCEKDVSLEYLQNLYNAYHEFLQDISRYIPVIRINWSEFVDPEQLAQMIKAEYESMRFMNQINPPTFGNGPTTNKIISTPKDL, from the exons atgacaaccccaattttaaattcttcagtACCTGGtaatatacaaaaaaaatcattagaaGGGACACATATTGCAATTAGTGGTTTA atTGGTGCAGGTAAAACTACATTAGCTGTAGCATTGggaaaagttttaaatttaccaacATAT tttgaaGAAGTTATTGacaatttatatttacaagATTTTTATAAAGATCCTAAAAAATATGGTTTTCAActtcaaatatatttattaaattcaagaTTTCAACAA caacaacaaattatttGGCAAGCTAGAGGTGGTGTGCAAGATAGAACCATTTATGAGGATTCAGTGTTTGCAAAGATGTTAAATGAGAGTGGACTTTTGGATGACAGAGATTATAATACctattgtaaattatttcaaaatttaagtAACTTTATGAGAAGACCAGATTTAATTATACATTTAGATGTTTCACCTGAAAAAAGTTtagaaagaattaaattaagAAATAGAGATTGTGAAAAGGATGTTTCACTAGAGTACCttcaaaatttatataacGCATATCACGAGTTCTTGCAAGACATCTCTCGTTACATTCCAGTAATTCGTATCAATTGGAGTGAATTTGTTGACCCTGAACAATTGGCTCAAATGATTAAAGCTGAATATGAATCAATGAGATTTATGAATCAAATTAATCCTCCAACTTTTGGTAATGGTCCAACcactaataaaattatatcaaCTCCAaaagatttataa
- the ints11 gene encoding RNA-metabolising metallo-beta-lactamase domain-containing protein: MTIKVVPLGAGQDVGRSCVIVTIGNKNIMFDCGMHMGMNDARRFPDFSYISKNGQFTKVIDCVIITHFHLDHCGALPFFTEMCGYDGPIYMTLPTKAICPILLEDYRKITVEKKGETNFFTAQMIKDCMKKVIPVNLHQTIKVDEELSIKAYYAGHVLGAAMFYAKVGDESVVYTGDYNMTPDRHLGSAWIDQVKPDVLITETTYATTIRDSKRGRERDFLKRIHECVEKGGKVLIPVFALGRVQELCILIDSYWEQMNLGHIPIYFSAGLAEKANLYYKLFINWTNQKIKQTFVKRNMFDFKHIKPFQSHLVDAPGAMVLFATPGMLHAGASLEVFKKWAPNELNMTIIPGYCVVGTVGNKLLTTGSDQQQQSKPQSQMVEIDKKTTIEVKCKIHNLSFSAHADAKGILQLIKMSNPRNVILVHGEKEKMGFLSQKIIKEMGVNCYYPANGVTIIIDTMKSIPIDISLNLLKRQILDYSYQYNNNNLNNFNNFNNLNNLNNNNNNNNNNSLKLIDIKNNTSTLFINNNNNNKKKQQSVVVVEESEENQDNNLIEEESFISSNNLLKKARLPISTIPIQGLMVSKQDQSSSSSNSNQLKLLGMNEVSKELSIKEIEMQYSLNLNFNNNTSDDNNNNNNNNNNNNNNNNNNNNNNNNNNNNNNNNNNNNNDNISLNFEFLTNELQRLLPIGINIERLEDSFFKPISLKIKSVSIQHISNMNIVVKWLHKDENLATHIISILKSIN, from the exons TATTGATTGTGTTATTATAACTCATTT tcATTTAGATCATTGTGGAGCATTACCATTTTTTACAGAAATGTGTGGATATGATGGACCAATTTATATGACATTACCAACCAAAGCGATTTGTCCAATTTTATTAGAAGATTATAGAAAGATTACAGTTGAAAAGAAAGGTGAAACCAACTTTTTCACAGCACAGATGATTAAAGATTGTATGAAAAAGGTGATACCTGTGAATTTGCATCAGACAATTAAAGTGGATGAAGAGCTATCGATTAAGGCATACTACGCCGGACATGTGTTGGGCGCAGCGATGTTTTATGCAAAAGTTGGTGACGAAAGTGTAGTTTACACAGGTGATTACAATATGACACCAGATAGACATTTAGGAAGTGCTTGGATCGATCAAGTTAAACCAGACGTTTTAATCACTGAAACTACCTATGCAACCACTATAAGAGACTCAAAACGTGGTAGAGAAAGAGATTTTCTTAAACGTATTCACGAATGTGTGGAAAAGGGTGGCAAGGTATTGATACCGGTGTTTGCCTTGGGCAGGGTCCAAGAACTTTGCATCCTAATTGACTCGTATTGGGAACAAATGAATCTTGGTCATATTCCAATCTATTTCTCTGCTGGTTTAGCAGAGAAAGCAAATCTATATTATAAACTATTCATCAATTGGACCAATCAAAAGATCAAACAAACCTTTGTTAAAAGGAATATGTTTGATTTCAAACATATCAAACCATTTCAATCCCATCTAGTGGACGCGCCAGGTGCAATGGTACTCTTTGCAACACCTGGTATGTTACATGCCGGTGCATCTTTAGAAGTATTCAAAAAATGGGCACCCAATGAATTAAACATGACAATTATACCAGGCTATTGTGTAGTTGGTACCGTTGGTAATAAACTATTAACTACAGGTTCAGATCAACAGCAACAAAGCAAACCTCAATCACAAATggttgaaattgataaaaaaaccACAATCGAAGTAAAATGTAAAATTCACAATCTCTCCTTCTCTGCACATGCAGATGCAAAAGGTATTctacaattaattaaaatgtcAAATCCAAGAAATGTAATACTAGTACATggtgaaaaagaaaaaatggGTTTTTTATCtcaaaaaatcattaaagaaATGGGTGTAAATTGTTACTATCCTGCAAATGGTGtaacaattataattgatacaatgaaatcaattccaattgatatttctttaaatttattaaaacgtcaaattttagattattcttatcaatataataataataatttaaataattttaataattttaataacctTAATAaccttaataataataataataataataataataatagtttaaaattaattgatattaaaaataatacatcaacattatttataaataataataataacaataaaaagaaacaacaaagtgttgttgttgttgaagaaagtgaagaaaatcaagataataatttaattgaagaagAATCATTTATaagttcaaataatttattaaagaaagctagattaccaatttcaacaattCCAATTCAAGGATTAATGGTTTCAAAACAAgatcaatcatcatcatcttcaaattctaatcaattaaaattacttgGTATGAATGAAGTTTCAAAAGAGttatcaattaaagagaTTGAAATGCAATAtagtttaaatttaaattttaataataatactagtgatgataataataataataataataataataataataataataataataataataataataataataataataataataataataataataataataataataataataataataatgataatatttcattaaatttcgAATTTTTAACAAATGAATTACAAAGATTATTGCCAATTGGTATAAATATTGAAAGATTGGAAGATTCTTTCTTTAaaccaatttctttaaaaattaaatcagtTTCAATTCAACATATTTCAAATATGAATATAGTTGTAAAATGGTTACATAAGGATGAAAATTTAGCAACTCATatcatttcaattttaaaatctataaactga